Within Mongoliitalea daihaiensis, the genomic segment CATGCAATACATTGAAGAGCTTCGGGAAAAGTCTGAGGTCTTTGTATGGAAAGTTTGGTCTGTGAAAGACAACCTAGACTGGGATGCATTAGCATTGGTTGAACCTGTGGTGGATGCTTTTCTATTTGATACATTCACAGAGGCACATGGAGGAAGTGGCAAGGTGTTCAATTGGCAAATTTTAGAAACTTATCCATTTTCTACGCCATTCTTTTTGAGTGGGGGATTAGGTCAGGAGCATGCAGCAGCAATCAGAGAATTAAAAGAGCGTATCCCACAGCTAGTGGGAGTTGACTTAAATTCAAAATTTGAAATAAGTCCTGGATTTAAAGATATTAAGCGATTAGTCGCATTTAAAAATAGTTTAGTAAATACAGAAATAAACGAGGGAAGCAGATGATACAAGTTGATGAAAAAGGATTCTACGGCAAATTTGGTGGTGCCTATATCCCGGAAATGTTACATCCCAATATCGAGGAATTGCGTGAGAATTATGAACAAATCGTGGCAACTCCTGAATTTCAATTGGAGTTTAATGCGCTATTGAAGGATTTTGTAGGCAGGCCTACGCCGCTATATCTGGCTTCTCGCTTATCCGAAAAGTATGGAGCAAAGATTTATCTGAAGCGCGAAGATTTATGTCATACAGGAGCTCATAAAGTAAATAATACCGTAGGGCAGATTATTTTGGCTAAAAAACTCGGTAAAAAACGAATTATCGCAGAGACGGGAGCGGGGCAACATGGAGTAGCCACGGCCACTGTATGTGCATTGATGGGTATGGAGTGTACGATTTACATGGGAGCCTTGGATATTCAGCGGCAGCGCCCCAATGTAGAGCGAATGCGTATTTTGGGTGCCAAGGTTGTACCAGCAACTTCGGGTAGCCAAACCTTGAAAGATGCCACCAATGAAGCGATGAGGCAATGGATCAATAATCCTGTGGACACGCATTACATCATTGGTTCTGTGGTAGGTCCTCACCCGTATCCAGAAATGGTGGCACGCTTCCAATCGGTGATTTCCAAGGAAATCAAGGCCCAGTTGATGGAGAAAGAAGGCACTGAAAATCCTGATATTCTAATAGCGTGTGTTGGTGGAGGTAGCAATGCAGCAGGAA encodes:
- a CDS encoding phosphoribosylanthranilate isomerase produces the protein MLLKVCGMRDVENMRGLEEEVRPDYMGMIFYPPSPRYVESKNSEDYATIQLPKVGVFVNEPVDKVLETIELFGLNGVQLHGRESMQYIEELREKSEVFVWKVWSVKDNLDWDALALVEPVVDAFLFDTFTEAHGGSGKVFNWQILETYPFSTPFFLSGGLGQEHAAAIRELKERIPQLVGVDLNSKFEISPGFKDIKRLVAFKNSLVNTEINEGSR
- the trpB gene encoding tryptophan synthase subunit beta: MIQVDEKGFYGKFGGAYIPEMLHPNIEELRENYEQIVATPEFQLEFNALLKDFVGRPTPLYLASRLSEKYGAKIYLKREDLCHTGAHKVNNTVGQIILAKKLGKKRIIAETGAGQHGVATATVCALMGMECTIYMGALDIQRQRPNVERMRILGAKVVPATSGSQTLKDATNEAMRQWINNPVDTHYIIGSVVGPHPYPEMVARFQSVISKEIKAQLMEKEGTENPDILIACVGGGSNAAGTFYHYYNIPQVRLVAAEAAGLGISSGKSAATTALGTPGILHGSKTLLMQTEDGQVIEPHSISAGLDYPGIGPVHAHLFDIGRGEFVAVEDEDAMKAGIELSRLEGIIPAIETAHAIHALNMIEYNSSDVIVINLSGRGDKDLDTYIKWGGY